One Streptomyces sp. NBC_01237 genomic region harbors:
- a CDS encoding FAD-binding and (Fe-S)-binding domain-containing protein: protein MPLLEPNPESLRPGTVREPSPDRVPDRNAQGTPEPLRSDLTALLGADKVLWKVSDLVRYASDASPYRFLPQVVVVPEDIDDISAILSYAHGKSRDVVFRAAGTSLNGQAQGEDILVDVRHHWTGIEVLDDGARARIRPGTTVMRANATLARHGRLLGPDPASAIACTVGGVVANNASGMTAGTTRNSYRTVSSLTFVLPSGTVVDTADPEADATLAHAEPDLCAGLLALKAEIEADDALTARIRAKYEIKNTNGYRLDAFLDGSTPVEILRGLMVGSEGTFGFISEVVFDTLPLDRRISSALLFFPSLTAAAAAVPRFNDAGAIAVELMDGNTLRASVSVQGVPADWAALPKETAALLVEFRAPDEAGQQEYERVADAVVAGLDLVAPAASVTNEFTRDTKAISGYWKARKAFVTAVGGSRPSGTTLITEDFAVPPSRLADACEALLGLQAEHGFDAAVAGHAAHGNLHFLLAFDAALPSDVERYAAFMEDFCTLVVERFDGSLKAEHATGRNIAPFLELEWGPKATELMWRTKQIIDPDGVLAPRIVLDRDPRAHLRGLKTIPKVEAVADPCIECGFCEPTCPSQDLTTTPRQRIVLRREMMRQPDSSPVETALLDSYGYDAVDTCAGDSTCKLACPVGIDTGAMMKDFRHRRHSPREERVAALTAKNFKSVEVSARLAVAAADRIGDRLLESVTGLARKAVRPDLVPEWLPEIPGAAARKLPRTARVGASAVYYPACVNRIFAGPDRHREPSLPEAVVAVSARAGKPVWIPEDVAGTCCATIWHSKGYDAGNAVMANRIVEAAWGWTAGGKLPLVVDASSCTLGIAHEVVPYLTEDNRELHRELTVVDSLVWAADELLPELTVLRRAGSAVLHPTCSMEHLGDVEQLRTLAEACADEVVIPDDAGCCAFAGDRGMLHKELTDSATAKEAAEVNSREYDAYLSANRMCEIGMDRATGREYYSVLMELERATRPSG, encoded by the coding sequence ATGCCGTTGCTGGAGCCGAACCCGGAATCCCTTCGTCCCGGTACGGTGCGTGAGCCCTCGCCCGACCGGGTGCCCGACCGGAACGCGCAGGGCACCCCGGAGCCACTGCGCTCCGATCTGACCGCGCTGCTCGGCGCCGACAAGGTGCTGTGGAAGGTCTCCGACCTCGTGCGGTACGCCTCCGACGCCAGCCCCTACCGGTTCCTTCCCCAGGTCGTCGTCGTCCCCGAGGACATCGACGACATCTCGGCGATCCTGTCGTACGCGCACGGCAAGAGCCGCGACGTCGTCTTCCGGGCGGCCGGCACCAGCCTGAACGGGCAGGCGCAGGGCGAGGACATCCTCGTCGACGTACGGCACCACTGGACGGGGATCGAGGTCCTGGACGACGGGGCGCGGGCCCGGATCCGGCCGGGGACCACCGTGATGCGGGCCAATGCCACGCTGGCCCGGCACGGGCGCCTGCTCGGCCCCGACCCGGCGAGCGCCATCGCCTGCACCGTCGGCGGTGTCGTCGCCAACAACGCCTCCGGCATGACGGCCGGGACGACCCGCAACTCGTACCGCACCGTCTCCTCGCTCACCTTCGTCCTGCCGAGCGGCACGGTCGTCGACACGGCCGATCCCGAGGCCGACGCGACGCTGGCGCACGCCGAGCCGGACCTGTGCGCAGGACTGCTGGCGCTGAAGGCGGAGATCGAGGCGGACGACGCGCTCACCGCCCGGATCCGCGCCAAGTACGAGATCAAGAACACCAATGGCTACCGCCTCGACGCGTTCCTCGACGGCTCGACGCCCGTGGAGATCCTGCGCGGGCTGATGGTCGGATCCGAGGGCACGTTCGGCTTCATCTCCGAGGTCGTCTTCGACACCCTTCCGCTGGACCGCAGGATCTCCTCGGCGCTGCTCTTCTTCCCGTCGCTGACCGCCGCCGCGGCAGCGGTTCCGCGCTTCAACGACGCGGGCGCCATCGCGGTGGAGCTGATGGACGGCAATACGCTGCGCGCCTCGGTCAGCGTCCAGGGCGTTCCCGCGGACTGGGCGGCCCTGCCGAAGGAGACCGCGGCGCTGCTGGTGGAGTTCCGTGCCCCCGACGAAGCCGGTCAGCAGGAGTACGAGCGGGTGGCGGACGCGGTCGTCGCGGGTCTCGACCTGGTCGCGCCGGCCGCCTCCGTCACCAATGAGTTCACCCGGGACACCAAGGCCATCTCCGGCTACTGGAAGGCGCGCAAAGCCTTCGTCACCGCGGTCGGCGGCTCCCGTCCCTCGGGCACGACACTGATCACGGAGGACTTCGCGGTCCCGCCGTCCCGGCTCGCCGACGCCTGCGAGGCCCTGCTCGGGCTCCAGGCGGAGCACGGCTTCGACGCCGCCGTCGCGGGCCACGCGGCACACGGCAACCTGCACTTCCTGCTCGCCTTCGACGCCGCGCTGCCCTCCGACGTCGAGCGGTACGCCGCGTTCATGGAGGACTTCTGCACCCTCGTCGTGGAGCGTTTCGACGGGTCGCTGAAGGCGGAACACGCCACCGGCCGCAATATCGCCCCCTTCCTGGAGCTGGAGTGGGGGCCGAAGGCGACGGAGCTGATGTGGCGCACGAAGCAGATCATCGACCCCGACGGGGTCCTGGCTCCCCGCATCGTCCTCGACCGCGACCCCCGGGCCCATCTGCGTGGCCTGAAGACGATCCCGAAGGTGGAGGCGGTCGCCGACCCGTGCATCGAGTGCGGCTTCTGCGAGCCCACCTGCCCCAGCCAGGATCTGACCACCACACCGCGCCAGCGGATCGTGCTGCGCCGCGAGATGATGCGGCAGCCGGACAGCTCCCCGGTGGAGACCGCGCTGCTCGACTCGTACGGGTACGACGCCGTGGACACCTGCGCCGGCGACTCCACCTGCAAGCTGGCGTGCCCGGTCGGCATCGACACCGGCGCGATGATGAAGGACTTCCGCCACCGTCGGCACTCGCCGCGCGAGGAGCGCGTCGCCGCCCTCACCGCGAAGAACTTCAAGTCCGTCGAGGTCTCGGCACGGCTCGCGGTCGCGGCGGCCGACAGGATCGGTGACCGGCTGCTGGAGTCCGTGACCGGGCTGGCCCGCAAGGCCGTGCGCCCCGATCTCGTACCGGAGTGGCTGCCGGAGATCCCCGGTGCCGCCGCCCGGAAGCTGCCCCGTACGGCGCGGGTCGGTGCGAGCGCCGTGTACTACCCGGCGTGTGTGAACCGCATCTTCGCGGGCCCCGACCGGCACCGGGAGCCCTCGTTGCCCGAGGCCGTCGTGGCCGTGTCCGCCCGCGCCGGAAAGCCGGTGTGGATCCCGGAGGACGTCGCGGGGACCTGTTGCGCGACGATCTGGCACTCCAAGGGGTACGACGCGGGCAACGCCGTGATGGCCAACCGCATCGTGGAGGCGGCGTGGGGCTGGACGGCGGGCGGAAAGCTGCCGCTGGTCGTCGACGCCTCGTCGTGCACGCTCGGTATCGCCCATGAGGTGGTGCCGTATCTCACCGAGGACAACCGGGAGTTGCACCGGGAGCTGACGGTCGTCGACTCCCTGGTCTGGGCCGCCGATGAACTGCTGCCGGAGTTGACGGTGCTGCGAAGGGCCGGTTCGGCGGTCCTCCACCCGACGTGTTCGATGGAACACCTGGGCGACGTCGAGCAGTTGCGTACGCTGGCCGAGGCATGCGCGGACGAGGTGGTCATTCCGGACGATGCCGGTTGCTGCGCCTTCGCGGGCGACCGAGGCATGCTGCACAAGGAGTTGACGGATTCGGCGACCGCGAAGGAGGCCGCCGAGGTCAACAGCCGGGAGTACGACGCCTATCTGTCGGCGAACCGGATGTGCGAGATCGGGATGGACCGGGCGACCGGCCGCGAGTACTACTCGGTGCTGATGGAGCTGGAACGGGCCACCCGGCCGTCCGGCTGA
- a CDS encoding MarR family winged helix-turn-helix transcriptional regulator, producing the protein MDSPDSDGLLAEQLLRLTRRLHRIQSRQLEPIGITPAQFRLLRTVAQYDAAPRMADLAQRLDVVPRAVTTVVDALEASGRVRRAPDPDSRRVVRIEITDEGHATLRSLRSARRAAAEEILAPLTADQREVLGGLLSALVDGMPERHC; encoded by the coding sequence ATGGACTCCCCCGACTCCGACGGCCTGCTGGCCGAGCAACTGCTGCGGCTGACGCGCAGGCTCCACCGCATCCAGAGCCGCCAGCTGGAGCCGATCGGCATCACGCCCGCGCAGTTCCGGCTGCTGCGCACCGTCGCGCAGTACGACGCCGCACCCCGGATGGCGGATCTCGCCCAGCGCCTGGACGTCGTGCCGCGCGCCGTGACCACCGTGGTCGACGCCCTGGAGGCGAGCGGCCGGGTGCGGCGGGCCCCGGATCCGGACAGCCGCCGGGTGGTGCGCATCGAGATCACCGATGAGGGGCACGCCACGCTCCGGTCCCTGCGCAGCGCGCGCCGGGCCGCCGCGGAGGAGATCCTGGCTCCACTGACCGCCGATCAGCGCGAAGTGCTCGGCGGACTGCTGTCCGCCCTGGTCGACGGAATGCCGGAAAGGCATTGCTGA
- the mltG gene encoding endolytic transglycosylase MltG, translated as MVNESPDVRPRRRLRPTRRGRLVLIIGALLVVAAAVAVPLLISGTEGKKEQVRSLLIPEGMRASQVYAAADRSLGVAAGTTERAVPSADLALPVEARGNPEGYLFPATYPLASATTPKSLLRYMVDTALQRFGADRITAGAQRNSVSVYQSVTIASVVQAEADTTSDMGKVARVVYNRLARDMPLQMDSTLNYALKRSTLDTTTGDTRIDSPYNSYERKGLPPTPIGNPGEQAMRAAISPTPGPWLYFVTVAPGDTRFTDNYAEQLKNVEEFNRNRRAATAG; from the coding sequence ATGGTGAACGAGTCCCCGGACGTCCGGCCCCGCCGCAGACTCCGTCCGACGCGTCGCGGACGACTGGTCCTGATCATCGGCGCGCTGCTCGTCGTGGCGGCAGCGGTGGCGGTGCCCCTGCTGATCAGCGGGACGGAGGGGAAGAAGGAGCAGGTGCGTTCGCTGCTGATCCCCGAAGGCATGCGGGCCTCCCAGGTGTACGCGGCGGCCGACAGGAGCCTCGGCGTGGCGGCAGGCACCACCGAGAGGGCTGTGCCGTCCGCGGACCTCGCCCTTCCCGTCGAGGCCAGGGGCAACCCGGAGGGGTATCTCTTCCCGGCCACGTATCCCCTCGCCTCCGCCACCACCCCGAAGAGTCTGCTGCGCTACATGGTGGACACCGCGCTCCAGCGGTTCGGGGCGGACCGCATCACCGCCGGGGCGCAGCGCAACAGCGTCTCCGTCTACCAGTCGGTCACGATCGCCAGCGTGGTGCAGGCCGAGGCCGACACCACCTCCGACATGGGCAAGGTGGCCCGCGTCGTCTACAACCGGCTGGCCCGGGACATGCCCCTCCAGATGGACTCCACGCTCAACTACGCGTTGAAGCGATCCACCCTGGACACCACCACCGGCGACACCCGGATCGACAGCCCGTACAACAGCTACGAGCGCAAGGGACTCCCGCCGACGCCCATCGGCAACCCGGGCGAGCAGGCGATGCGGGCGGCGATCAGCCCCACGCCCGGCCCCTGGCTGTACTTCGTCACGGTCGCACCGGGGGACACCCGCTTCACCGACAACTACGCGGAGCAGCTGAAGAACGTCGAGGAGTTCAACCGCAACCGCCGCGCCGCCACCGCGGGCTGA
- a CDS encoding ABC transporter ATP-binding protein, with protein sequence MKPDEPTWTPPPRDAAQPPAELRRIFRLFHPYRGRLVLVGLLVGASSLVSVASPFLLREILDTAIPQGRTGLLTLLALGMILTAVMNSVFGVLQTLISTTVGQRVMHDLRTAVYTQLQRMPLAFFTRTRTGEVQSRIANDIGGMQATVTSTATSLVSNLTAVIATVVAMLALDWRLTVVSLLLLPLFVWISRRVGRERKKITTQRQKQMAAMAATVTESLSVSGILLGRTMGRSDSLTQGFAEESERLVDLEVRSNMAGRWRMSTIGIVMAAMPAVIYWAAGLTLQSGGTAVSIGTLVAFVSLQQGLFRPVVSLLSTGVQMQTSLALFQRIFEYLDLDVDITEPEKPVRLEKIRGEVAFEDVDFSYDEKSGPTLTGIDVAVPAGGSLAVVGPTGSGKSTLSYLVPRLYDVTGGRVTLDGIDVRDLDFDTLARAVGVVSQETYLFHASVAENLRFAKPDATDQEMEEAARAAQIHDHIVSLPDGYDTLVGERGYRFSGGEKQRLAIARTILRDPPVLILDEATSALDTRTEHAVQQAIDALSAGRTTITIAHRLSTVRDADQIVVLDGGRAAERGTHEDLLAQDGRYAALVRRDAQLVPAAP encoded by the coding sequence ATGAAACCCGACGAACCCACGTGGACGCCCCCGCCCCGAGATGCCGCCCAGCCGCCCGCCGAGCTGCGCCGCATCTTCCGTCTCTTCCATCCGTACCGCGGCCGGCTCGTGCTGGTCGGGCTGCTGGTCGGCGCCTCGTCGCTGGTGTCGGTCGCCTCTCCGTTCCTGCTCCGCGAGATCCTCGACACCGCCATCCCGCAGGGGCGCACCGGCCTGCTCACGCTGCTCGCCCTCGGCATGATCCTCACCGCCGTGATGAACAGCGTCTTCGGCGTCCTGCAGACCCTGATATCGACCACGGTCGGCCAGCGGGTCATGCACGATCTGCGCACAGCCGTCTACACCCAGCTGCAGCGGATGCCGCTGGCCTTCTTCACCAGGACCCGCACGGGCGAGGTGCAGTCCCGCATCGCCAACGACATCGGCGGCATGCAGGCGACGGTCACCTCCACCGCGACGTCACTGGTCTCCAACCTCACCGCGGTCATCGCCACCGTCGTCGCCATGCTCGCGCTCGACTGGCGGCTGACCGTCGTCTCCCTGCTCCTGCTGCCCCTGTTCGTCTGGATCAGCCGACGGGTCGGCCGGGAGCGCAAGAAGATCACCACGCAGCGTCAGAAGCAGATGGCCGCCATGGCCGCCACGGTCACCGAATCGCTCTCGGTCAGCGGCATCCTGCTCGGCCGCACCATGGGCCGCTCGGACTCCCTCACCCAGGGATTCGCCGAGGAGTCCGAGCGGCTGGTCGACCTCGAAGTGCGCTCCAACATGGCCGGGCGGTGGCGGATGTCGACGATCGGCATCGTCATGGCCGCGATGCCCGCCGTCATCTACTGGGCCGCGGGTCTCACCCTCCAGTCCGGCGGCACGGCGGTGTCCATCGGCACGCTGGTCGCGTTCGTCTCGCTCCAGCAGGGCCTGTTCCGTCCGGTCGTGAGTCTGCTCTCCACGGGTGTGCAGATGCAGACCTCTCTCGCGCTCTTCCAGCGGATCTTCGAGTATCTCGATCTGGACGTGGACATCACCGAGCCCGAGAAGCCCGTACGGCTGGAGAAGATCCGGGGCGAGGTCGCCTTCGAGGACGTCGACTTCAGCTATGACGAGAAGAGCGGCCCGACGCTCACCGGAATCGATGTGGCCGTGCCGGCGGGCGGCAGCCTGGCCGTCGTCGGACCCACCGGCTCCGGCAAGTCCACCCTCAGCTATCTGGTGCCGCGCCTGTACGACGTCACCGGAGGCCGGGTCACGCTCGACGGGATCGACGTGCGGGACCTGGACTTCGACACCCTCGCGCGGGCCGTCGGCGTGGTCTCGCAGGAGACCTATCTCTTCCACGCCTCGGTCGCCGAGAACCTGCGCTTCGCCAAGCCGGACGCCACCGACCAGGAGATGGAGGAGGCGGCCCGCGCCGCGCAGATCCACGACCACATCGTGTCCCTGCCCGATGGGTACGACACGCTGGTCGGGGAGCGGGGCTACCGCTTCTCGGGGGGCGAGAAGCAGCGGCTGGCCATCGCGCGCACGATCCTCCGGGACCCGCCGGTGCTGATCCTCGACGAGGCGACGAGCGCCCTCGACACCCGTACGGAACATGCCGTGCAGCAGGCGATCGACGCCCTCTCCGCGGGGCGCACCACGATCACCATCGCCCACCGGCTGTCCACGGTCCGCGACGCGGACCAGATCGTCGTCCTGGACGGCGGACGCGCGGCCGAGCGCGGCACGCACGAGGACCTGCTCGCCCAGGACGGCCGGTACGCGGCCCTGGTCCGCCGCGACGCCCAACTGGTCCCGGCGGCCCCGTGA
- a CDS encoding Gfo/Idh/MocA family protein, with protein MNDDAQHENAPQEANGGSPSRRSVLWTTAGVAGAGLVLGGPGGGTASAAPATGSRSPEAAAVPARKGRTMVSVPFEGRSTVRVGIVGLGNRGGSMIDLFLAVPGVRVVAVCDPVRAKAERASAKVTAAGQPAPAVYTNGEDDYANLCKRGDIDFVYVATPWDFHFEMAKTAMLNGKHVGVECPIALRLDQLWELVDLSERTRRHCMQLENCCYGQNEMRVLRMAHAGLFGDLLHGAGAYNHDLRGLMFDPDYYEGPWRRLWHTRLRGDLYPNHGFGPVSNYMDINRGDRAVSITSVGSPALGLAAYRKEHMPAGDPSWKETYIESDRTISLVQTAKGRVIRLEHDVSTPHPYSRINSLGGTKGVFEDYPARIYIEPDHTDDEWADFSKYAEWDHWLWKEHANPPGGHGGMDYMMVFRLMQCMRLGLVPDFDVYDAATWTAPVPLSHLSIKAKGAPQQIPDFTRGEWKKARSGMDSENPEA; from the coding sequence ATGAACGACGACGCACAGCACGAGAACGCTCCGCAGGAGGCGAACGGTGGCTCACCGAGCCGCCGTTCGGTGCTCTGGACCACGGCGGGAGTGGCCGGTGCCGGGCTCGTCCTCGGCGGTCCGGGCGGCGGTACCGCGTCCGCCGCGCCCGCCACCGGCTCCCGGAGCCCGGAGGCCGCCGCCGTACCCGCGCGCAAGGGCCGCACCATGGTCTCCGTACCCTTCGAGGGACGTTCCACCGTGCGGGTCGGCATCGTGGGCCTCGGCAACCGCGGCGGCAGCATGATCGATCTCTTCCTCGCCGTCCCCGGAGTGCGGGTCGTGGCCGTCTGCGACCCGGTCAGGGCCAAGGCCGAGAGAGCGTCCGCCAAGGTCACCGCCGCCGGTCAGCCGGCACCGGCCGTCTACACCAACGGTGAGGACGACTACGCGAACCTGTGCAAGCGCGGGGACATCGACTTCGTCTATGTGGCGACGCCCTGGGACTTCCACTTCGAGATGGCGAAGACCGCCATGCTCAATGGCAAGCATGTCGGTGTGGAGTGTCCGATCGCGCTGCGGCTCGACCAGCTCTGGGAGTTGGTCGACCTCTCCGAGCGCACCCGGCGGCACTGCATGCAGTTGGAGAACTGTTGTTACGGCCAGAACGAGATGCGCGTCCTGCGCATGGCGCACGCCGGTCTCTTCGGCGATCTGCTGCACGGCGCGGGCGCGTACAACCACGATCTGCGCGGCCTGATGTTCGACCCCGACTACTACGAGGGGCCCTGGCGCCGGCTCTGGCACACCAGGCTGCGGGGCGACCTGTACCCCAACCACGGGTTCGGGCCGGTCTCCAACTACATGGACATCAACCGCGGGGACCGCGCCGTGAGCATCACCAGCGTCGGTTCGCCCGCGCTCGGCCTTGCCGCGTACCGCAAGGAGCACATGCCGGCCGGTGACCCCAGCTGGAAGGAGACCTATATCGAGAGCGACCGGACGATCAGTCTCGTCCAGACCGCCAAGGGCCGGGTCATCCGGCTGGAGCACGACGTGTCGACGCCGCACCCGTACTCGCGCATCAACAGCCTCGGCGGCACGAAGGGCGTCTTCGAGGACTACCCGGCCCGTATCTACATCGAGCCCGACCACACCGACGACGAGTGGGCGGACTTCTCCAAGTACGCCGAATGGGACCACTGGCTGTGGAAGGAGCACGCCAATCCGCCCGGTGGCCACGGCGGTATGGACTACATGATGGTGTTCCGGCTGATGCAGTGCATGAGGCTCGGGCTCGTTCCCGACTTCGATGTCTACGACGCGGCGACCTGGACGGCACCCGTACCGCTCAGTCATCTGTCCATCAAGGCCAAGGGCGCCCCGCAGCAGATTCCGGACTTCACCCGCGGTGAGTGGAAGAAGGCCCGTTCCGGCATGGACTCGGAGAACCCGGAGGCGTGA